The DNA window GGGCGAACCGTCGGGCGTCAGCGTCAGGATGCGACCGTCGGCCACCAGCAACTGCATCTCGCGTACATGGTTGCCGAAGCTGCCCTGGCTGTGATGGTTCTTGCCGTGGATGTCGTGGGCGATCGCCCCGCCGACGGTCACCTGGCGGGTACCGGGCAGCACCGGGACCCACAGTCCGTGCGGCAACGCCACCTGCATCAGGGTGTCCAGACTGATCCCGGCGTCGACGTCGACGATCCCGGTCTCGTCGTCGATCGAGTACACCCGGGTCAGCTGCGTCATGTCGACGGTCAGTCCGCCACTGTTCTGGCCGGACTCGTTGTAGGACCGGCCCAGGCCACGGGCGATCACGCCACGCTTGAGATAGTCCGGTTTGTCCGAGTTGTCGTCGGCGACGCGCGCGACGGCCTCGGCGATGACCTCGGGATATGGAGTCGAGAGCACGTGACCCTCGATGGGTGTGGTGCGGGACCATCCGACCAGCGTGCGGGTGGTGATCGGCAACAACTCTTCAGTAGACATCGCTCATGAGGGTACCCGGATCACCTGAGGGTCGAGACCGTCCCCGGGGGCACGGCGTGAGCGCCGCCCGATCATCGGCGGGCCGGCCGGGATCAGGCGTGCTTGTATCCATACACCAGTACATACTCCGACCCCATCATGCTGCCCGAGAGCATCACGATGGTGCCGCTGCGGCTCAGCGACGCCGACCGGATGGCCTTCCGGGCGGGTCGACAGTGGTCATCGGCGCGAAGCCGGCGGCTTCGAGTTGAGAGACGGCGGCGTCGAAGGCGCTCGGCCCCAGTCCCCGCACCTCGAGGGTGTCGGCGCCGGTCTGGCCATGTGCCATCCGGTAGGTGCCGCCGCTGACGACCGGGATGTCCTGCGGCCATTCTGCGGGGATCTGCGGGGACCCGGGCATGGTCGACCGCGTGGTCGGGTGCACGAAGGTCGATGTGGTCGATGTGCTCGTTGCGCTGCTGGTCGAGGCGGCCGCGTCATCGGCCGAGTCGTTGCCGCAGGCGGCGAGCAGGGCGACTCCGGCGACGACGCCCAGGATCGCTGAGACCTTCCTGGATCTCCTGGCGCTGGGACTCATGGCATACCTTTCGGTCAGGCGGCCTTCCGTACTGTGTAGGTGAGTACATACTGGTCGCCCTGACCCGTCGCGACCAGCACCACGACCGTTCCACCGCGGTTCAGCGACGTCGTCCGCAGGGACTCGGTCCCGGGATCGATCGCGCCGAGGGGTGTGAACCCGGCGTTCTTCAGCTCGTCGACGGCACGGTCGAAGGCCGACGGTTCCAGGCCGTACACCTCCACGGCGACGGCACCGCCGACCGATTGGGCCGTCGAGGACTTGTAGCGTCCGCCGCTGATGATCGGCACGTCCTGCGGCCAGTCGGCGGGCACCTGCGGAGAGCCCTGGTCCGCCGTTCCGGCGGTGGTGACGGTCACTGCCTGCGAGGAGCCCGACGACGTCGGTGTGCCGCTCGAATCGTCACCGCATGCGGTGACCATCGACATGGCTGCTGCCGCACAGATGAGTGCGGTGGCTCTGGCTCGCCTTCGCTTCATGAGTCCCTCCCGATCGCCGATTGCGCCATGCGAACCTACACCGCCGGTCCGTCAGCCGGAGAGGACGTCCTGGTGTGGCAAGTCATCCTCGATCGGTCGGGAACGGCCGAACGATCAGTCGTAGATGACGGCCTCGCCACGGCGTGTCAGGTCGGCCAGCCCGTCACGCATGGCTGCGATCTGCTCCGGGGCATGCCCCACCCAGTCCGTGACCTCGCCGACGACCCGCACCGGCTCGCGCGTGCGGTATGACCGGGTCGGATTGCCGGGAAACTTCTTGTCGGTGACGTTTGGGTCGTCCTCGATCTCGCCGAGCGGTTCGACGATGTAGATGCGGCCGCGGCCCTCGCCCTTGGCCATCTCGGCGCCCCACGTCGCCGCGTCGAGCGTCCGTGTCACGTACACGTGGTTGATGATCCGCCCGGTCTCGAAGTTGGATTCGCGGCCCGGCACCAGCAGATCACCCACGCCCAGATCGGCTTTCGTGCCGTGCAGGAGCTGTCCGGTCTCGTAGACCTCAAAAGGTTTCGGTGCGTCCATCGCTGGTATCCCCTCGCTCGGTCATCGCAGTCGGCCGCACGATTGTGGACCACGATGGGGGGCTTGCGGCAAGGCCCCCGGTGTGTCATAACGTGAGAGTGGGAGGCAACGGTTTCGCCGGCCTCGCGCAGATCATGGGGGATTACGCCCACGATGTCCTCGGCAGAACGGTTGGCGCGACCGGATAACCTGCGCCGTCGGCCGGATCTACATCGAAAGTATGGGTGACATCGAGACTTCCGGCTGATCCGTTCGGCGAATCGGGTCACTAGGTTCGGGTTGCACTGGGTACCAGCGAGATTCGAAAGCGGGCAATGACCACCGAAACCGAAGTAGGAGCCGACGAGCACGTCACCTCACCGGGCGCAACCGAAGCAGACACTGCACCGCACCGATGGAACTCGGTGCACCTGATCGCTTTTCGATTCTGCTGCGTCTACGTCACCGGCTTCTGTCTGCTGTTCGCGCAGATCCTGTTCGCACTCTTGGGCGTGGTGGGCGACCTGGTGCCGCCGAGCGCGATCATGTGGCAGCTGACGACGCTGGCTCCTGTCCTGGAATGGGTCGCCCGCACCGTGTTCGGGGTCGACGCCACGCTGCACACCGACTCGGGAAGCGGCGATCAGACGGTCATCTGGGTGCTCGTGTTCTGTTTGCTGGTGTTCGCGGCGCTGGTGACGGTGGTCTGGTCCGTGCTGGACCGCGGGCGCGGTGACTACCGGCGCCTGGCTGCGTGGTTCCTGCTGTTCGTACGGATCTGTCTGGCCGGGCAGATGCTGTTCTACGGGTTCGCCAAGCTGATCCCATCCCAGATGGGGGAGCCATCGCTGACAGCTCTGCTGCAGCCCCATGGCGATTTCAGCCCGGCGTCGGTGCTGTGGTTGCAGGTCGGGAGTTCCCCGGTCTACGAGATGCTGCTCGGCAGCGTCGAGGTCCTCGGGGGACTGCTACTGTTCTGGAATCGGACCGCGACACTCGGGGCGCTGGTCAGCCTGGTGGCCATGATCCAGGTGTTCCTCCTGAACATGACATTCGATGTGCCGGTCAAGATCCTGTCGTTTCACCTCGTGGTGCTGTCGCTGGTTCTGCTGGCACCGCAGATCCGGAATCTGCTGGGTCTGTTCGTGCTGAACCGGCCCGCCGCGACGGTGTCCCCACCCGAGTTGTTCACCAGCGCCCGCCGTAACCGTTGGGCGACGATGAGCGTTGTCGCGCTGGGCGTGTGGGTCACCGTCGGAACCGCGGTCGGCGGCTACGACGACTACCAGAAGTACGGTGGCGGAGCGGAGAAGCCAGCGCTGTACGGCATCTGGGAGGTGCAGGAGTTCCGGGTCGACGGGAAGCCGCTGCCACCCCTGACAACCGACGAGACACGGTGGCAGCGACTGGTTTTCGATACCCCCGAGGCGGCGACGGTACAGCTGATGGACGGCACCCTCACGGTCGTGCCGGCCACGGTCGACGCCGAGCGGCAACGCATCGACCTGCCACCGTTGGCCGCGAGCTTCGGCTTCGACCGTCCGGCGCACGATCGGCTGCTGCTCACCGGGACGCTGGATGGCAGACCGGCCGCGGTGAGGTTGGTTCGTGCCGACGAGAACGCCTTCACGTTGCGCAGCAGGGGTTTCCACTGGATTCAGGAAGAACCGTACTTCCGGTAGACCGACCCGATGGCTCAGGTTCGCATCAACCGTACGAGCACCCCGGCGGCATGGGCCTTCGCGGCCCGTTCGGCCTCGTCGGCGTCACCGGCCTCCAGCGCGGCGACGATCCGACGGTGCTCGGTGACGGCGAGTCGTCGGGTCACATCGTGGGACCACATGTGCGATCGGTAGAGATGCGACTGGGTGTCTAGCTTCAGCAGGGCGTCGCACAGCGGTTTGTTCCCCGACAGCGACCGCACCGCGGTGTGGAAGGCGAGGTCGATATCGGCGTCGCGCCGATGATCGGGCTCCGCGTCGAGCAGGCGTTCCTGCTCGCGGACGTGCTCCCACAATTCCGCCAGCTCGGCGAGGGTCACCTGCGCGGTCGCCTGCCGGGCGGCGAGTCCGTCGAGCACCTCCCGGACCTCGAAGACGTGCCGCAGCATCTCGTCGTCGAGCACCGCGACCTTGGCGCCGGCCCGCGGCGTGTACACGGCCAGACCGTCGGTCACCAGTTGCTGGACCGCCTCCCGGACGGGGCTGCGCGACACCTCGAGTCGCGCCGCCAGGCCGGGCACCGACAGGGCCGTGCCCGGCGGCAGGATTCCCTCGAAGATCTCGTCGCGCAGCCGGCGCAGCACCGACTGCGTCAGCAGCGCACCGGTCTCGCTGTCGTCGGTCATGGAGGTCAAGCCTAGGCGCCGGACCGGCCGTCGCGCCGCGGCGGTCACGATGCGGCCATCACGCGCCGCGCCTCCCGGTCGGCGGCCACCGGGGCGATCCCGCCTTTCATACCGGCGAGTTTGGCGTCGATGTTCTCCGCGACGGTGATCGGCGGGTAGCCGGGATGGTCGGTGCGGGCGCACCCGGGCAGCGTCTCGATGACGGCGTCGGAGTTGCCGTCGAAGAAGAAGGCGGCCGATCGTCGGCGCAGGATGCGCCCGTCCACCACCGGCGGATCCACCCGATGGATGGTGGAACGCCACCGGTCGTTGGTCCACCGGGCCATCGCGTCGCCGAGATTGACCAGCAACGCACCGTCGGCGGGTGCCACGTCGTGCCAGCAGCCGTCGTGGTCGAGTACCTGCAGACCGGGCACTTGGTCGGCCCACAACTCGGTGAGGATGCCGAAGTCGGTGTGCGCGCCCATGCCGGTCAGTTCGCCCGCAAGCTCGATGTCGCCTTCCGGCAGCGTGTAGTTGTTCAGTTTGAGGGCGTCGATGGAGTGATCGGTCATGGCGTCGAAGTAGCCGGGTGCCAGTCCGAGGTCGTCGGTGAAGGCGGTGAGCAGCACGCGGGAGAGCCCGCGGGCTGCGGTGAACCACTCCTGCACGGCCGGCCGGAAACCGGGTGCCGCGCCGGGCCAGGTGTTGTCGGGGTAGCTCGTTTCCGGCAGATCGTGCCCGGGGAACCAGGAGCGTTCCGAGCCGACGGTGAAGGCCTCGTAGAAGTCGTTCATCTGGTTGGCGGCGGCCACCCCGAGACTCATGCTGAGCGATTCGCTCTTGGGTGGGCTGTAGCCCCGGTTCTCGCCCGGGCGCGCATACTGCTTCTTCACCTCGAGTGGCAGGGCGTAGAACTCGTCGAGTGCCGCG is part of the Gordonia bronchialis DSM 43247 genome and encodes:
- the arr gene encoding NAD(+)--rifampin ADP-ribosyltransferase, with the protein product MDAPKPFEVYETGQLLHGTKADLGVGDLLVPGRESNFETGRIINHVYVTRTLDAATWGAEMAKGEGRGRIYIVEPLGEIEDDPNVTDKKFPGNPTRSYRTREPVRVVGEVTDWVGHAPEQIAAMRDGLADLTRRGEAVIYD
- a CDS encoding GntR family transcriptional regulator gives rise to the protein MTDDSETGALLTQSVLRRLRDEIFEGILPPGTALSVPGLAARLEVSRSPVREAVQQLVTDGLAVYTPRAGAKVAVLDDEMLRHVFEVREVLDGLAARQATAQVTLAELAELWEHVREQERLLDAEPDHRRDADIDLAFHTAVRSLSGNKPLCDALLKLDTQSHLYRSHMWSHDVTRRLAVTEHRRIVAALEAGDADEAERAAKAHAAGVLVRLMRT
- a CDS encoding isopenicillin N synthase family dioxygenase, whose translation is MFTVPTVDIAPYVDPNGSPEDRQRVAEELDNACSGVGFIQIVGHGIDTAVVERLTAALDEFYALPLEVKKQYARPGENRGYSPPKSESLSMSLGVAAANQMNDFYEAFTVGSERSWFPGHDLPETSYPDNTWPGAAPGFRPAVQEWFTAARGLSRVLLTAFTDDLGLAPGYFDAMTDHSIDALKLNNYTLPEGDIELAGELTGMGAHTDFGILTELWADQVPGLQVLDHDGCWHDVAPADGALLVNLGDAMARWTNDRWRSTIHRVDPPVVDGRILRRRSAAFFFDGNSDAVIETLPGCARTDHPGYPPITVAENIDAKLAGMKGGIAPVAADREARRVMAAS